The sequence below is a genomic window from Desulfobulbus oligotrophicus.
CCTCTCCCATAGCCCTGATGCCACCCACGGGGACCCATATACTTCTGCCGCTCGTCCGGCCCCATCTGGCTGAGTCGCTTCCACCACTCGGTATGGAAGTTATTCCACTCTTCCGGGGTGGCGTTGTACATGGTACCGCGATGGGTATTTAACTCATCATTGGACATCCGGGAATAATCCACTGCCCAGGCGGTTCCGGCTGCCATACACACAACCGAAAGGACCAACAGTATTTTTTTCATCGTGTTCATCGTCTGACCTCACTGACATAGTGGTTACTCTGAGCGTTCCTCCAAGGGAACATCGGTTTTCCTGCCCAATACCATTCAACATTCATGCCAGAAAGGTAGTATAAAAAATGGCGGTATACTCACCCAGCGGAGCACATTGCGGGCTCGTTCACCCCAACATTTCGACATCTCATCGACATGCTCGACAAAATTGTCGAAAATCAGTGCGTCTGAAGACGACCACGCCAGGGACCTTTTCCCTGTGGGTACGAAAAGAGCATGTACGAACGGCTGACCACCACCCGTAATCCGCGGCGAAGATGCAGTTCACTGCTGCTGCGACCGGAACGACCGAGTGCCGCAACAGCCAGGATCTGGGCATGATGGGCTGCAGCATCAAGTTTCCACAGAAGCTGTTCGATCAGACGGCGCTGCAGGGCTGCATGCAACTGTATAAAGGCAGGACGGTGAAGACGGCAAAAGGGATGACCACTGCCATCAACAGCCAGCCGGTCGACCACCCTGTCCCAGCACTGGCTAAGGAGTTGTGCCAACAACTCCTCATCCTCGGCCAGGTTGGCAGCGGTTTTCAGAAGAGCGGAACGGATACCTGCATCAAACCGTGTTTCTAAAAAAGGAAGGAGTTCAAGACGGATGCGGTTGCGCAGGAAGTGGACTTCATCGTTACTTGAATCGTGACAGAAGACAATCCCCTGATCCTGCAGATAGGCAAGCAGTTCGGCTTTACGAATACCCAAAAGGGGTCGAATCACATGACCTGTCTGCTGGGACATCCCGGACAGTGCCTTACGGCCACCACCCCGGAACAGTCGCAGTAAAACCTCTTCCGCCTGGTCATCAGCGGTATGCGCCACGGCCAACAGGCTGGTTCCCCACTGTCGGCTCAGCTGTGCAAAGGCACGATACCGTACTTCCCGTGCGGCATGCTCCACCGACAGCCTGCGTTCCGCAGCCTCGCCATGGACATCAACGCTGATGCGTATACTCTCAATACCCAGAGAATCGGCGGCCTGCTGCACACAATGCCACTCCAGCGGGGTCTCTTCCGGTCGCAAACCATGATCGATATAGGCTGCAAACAGAGTAAACGAACAGAGGTGCCGAAGTGCTGCCAGGATATGGAGCAATGCCATCGAATCAGCACCCCCGGATACACCGATCAGTACCCGACTCCCCTGCACCGGTTCCGGTAAGCCGGCCAGGACCCGTTGCACCGTCATCTCAAGAGGATGTGCCATTCTTCAACCTGCTGTTGCCCTGTGGCCACAACGTCTGTCCAACGTGCACCTGCAGCAAAGACAGAATGTATCTGATCAACCTCCTCCTTTCTGATGATGCTTTCGATGGCATGTCCTGCCTGCAGCCGATCAATCACTGGTTTTATCGCAGAACTTCCGGGCTCAGCCTCCGCTCTTAAATTCGGCCACCAGAGCCTGAATCGATGCTTTGGCATCACCAAAATACATCCGGGTGTTCTCGCGGAAGAAAAGTGCATTCTCGATCCCGGCAAAACCCGGACTCATCGATCGTTTCAGAACAATGACGGTCTTGGCCCGGTATGTCTCAATAATAGGCATCCCGTAAATCGGGCTGTTCTCTTCAAACACAGCGGCCGGATTGACAACATCGTTGGCACCGATGACCACACAGACATCAACAGCATCCATTCGCGGGTTGATATCGTCCATCTCCACCAACTGATCGTAGGAGACGTTGGCCTCGGCAAGAAGCACGTTCATATGACCGGGCATTCGGCCGGCCACCGGATGGATAGCATAAACGACCTCACTGCCGTTTGCCTCCAGCAGATCACCCAGCTCCTTGACGACATGCTGGGCCTGGGCAACCGCCAGCCCATACCCCGGAACAAAGGCCACCGAATCTGCCGCCTCAAGGATATAGTAGACATCCTCGGCACTGGCCGGTTTGACCTCACCCTGCAGTTCTTTATCCCCGCTCTGCTTCACGGTGCCTGAACCAAATCCGGAAAAGAGCACATTGGCTAAAGAACGGTTCATAGCCTTGCACATGATCTGCGTGAGGATAATACCGCTTGCCCCGACCAATGCTCCAGCAACAATGAGGATGTTGTTGGAGACCACGAAACCGGCGGCACAGGCGGCAAGTCCCGAGTAACTGTTCAAGAGCGAAATAACCACCGGCATATCTGCTCCGCCGATGGGAATGGTTGAGGTTACACCAAAGCCGAGCGCGATGAGGACAAGCAGTACAAAAAAGAAATACCCGAACAGTGAGGTGGAGGTCAGGTAAAAGAGCGCTGCCGTCCCAAACACCATCAGCAGGATACCGGCATTGATCAGATGTTGCCCCTTGAACACGATCGCCTTTTGCGGCAGTTTGCCGGCGAGTTTACCAAAGGCCACCATGGATCCGGTAAAGGTGACACCACCGATGAAGACCGATATGGCGGCAATGATAACTATGGTCGGTACCATGGCTGGGTTTTGATGGTACTCCGACCAGGCCAGCAGTAGGGAGGCCAGCCCTCCAAACCCGTTGAACAGGGCGACCATCTCCGGCATGGCGGTCATCTTGACGAAATAGGCGCCGGTCATCCCCAAAAGACTGCCGATCACCATACCGATAAGGATCCAGCGGAAGTCAAGTCCCTGGGCAAGAAGAGTGGCAACAATGGCGATGAGCATACCCAGAGCGGAAATCAGGTTGCCGCGACGGGCTGTAGCCGGCGAGCTGAGCATTTTCAGCCCAAACACAAAAAGAGCTGCCGATACTACATAGACAAAATTGATTTCAATCTGGTCGAGATTCACTGCGCCCCTCCCTTGTCTTTCTTCTTGAACATGGACAGCATTCGATCGGTGACCGCGTACCCACCGACAACATTGATGGTGGCCAGAATCACGGCCAGGGTACCGAGGACCGTGGTAAAACCATGGTTGGAAAGCTGCATCGAAGCCAACGCTCCGATCAGGGTGATCCCGGAGATGGCGTTGGATCCGGACATGAGCGGCGTGTGCAGTGTTGACGGCACCTTGGAGATCACTTCAAAGCCAAGGAAAATAGTCAGTACAAAGATAAACGTTAAAAAAACAGCGGTCATTATGCACCTCACTTGTGCATGATATTTTTATACATTTCACTAAAGATCGCCCCGTTGTGGGTAACCAGTGCTCCTTTGATAATCTCGTCGTCCAGGTTCAGATGAAAGGCGTTCTCCTCTTTATTCCAGAAATGGCTCAAAAAGTTGCCGAGGTTGTTAGAATACATCTGGCTTGCGGCCAGGGCCACCTTGCCGGGCAGATTACCTATCCCTATAACCTTAACCCCCTCAATCTCCACGACTTTATCCACCTCTGATCCCTCAACATTACCACCGGTTTCCACTGCCATATCAACAATAACCGATCCCGGCTGCATCTGGGCGATCATGGCATGGTCAACGATACGCGGAGCCGGTCGGCCAAAGAGCTGGGCCGTGGTGATGACGATGTCCGCCTGGCTACAGGCCTTGGCCATCCCCTGTTTTTGCAGGGCAAGCTGCTCCGGGGTCAGCTGGGTCGCATACCCGTCTTTGGTCTGGCCTGTTTCGCCGATATCTATCTTGACAAATTTAGCACCAAGCGACTTGACCTGTTCTTCCACCACCGGTCTGGTGTCAAAGGCTTCAACCCTGGCGCCCAGTCGTCTGGCCGTGGCAATGGCCTGCAGACCGGCAACCCCGACTCCGATGATGAAGACCTTGCCCGGCTTGATGGTACCGGCCGGTGTTGTCATCATCGGCAGGATCTTATCCAGGTGGGAGGCTCCCAGTAACACCGAAACATAGCCGGCAAGATTTGCCTGGGAACTGAGTACATCCATCTTCTGCGCCAGGGTGGTCCGGGGAATCATCTCCAGACTGACGCCGCTGATACGGGCCGTGACCATGGCCTCAACCAGTGCCACCTCATTGAAGGGGTCGAGATAACTCACATGGAGGGCACCCTGTCGCATGAGGGGTATCTCGCTTAACGGTGGTTTACGTAAACGAAGAACAATATCAGCATTGGCGAGCATCTCTTCGCGTGCCGGGGAGACACGCGCCCCCACGGCCTCGTAGGCAGCATCGTCAAACCGACATGTCGCCCCGACCCCGGCTTCCACCACCACTTCTGCACCGAGCTTCACCAAACGTTCAACCGTTGCCGGTACCATGGGCACCCTGGTTTCTCCGGGATGGACCTCTTTCATTACCGCAATATTCATAAACACACTCCTTATACAAAGACAAAAAAAGCAGTGCCAGGGGCAACCACTTTCAACAGTTGGAGAATAAGATGTATAAAAATACTGTTACGATACGCTGTCCGCCGGTTTACTCAACAACGTTAACAACCGGTCATGGATACCGTCAAACCCACCGTTGGAAAGGATAACGACTATGTCACCGGCCATACAATCTGTAACAAGTGCCGTCAGGATGGCATCCGTATCGGCGTAGGCCCGGGCAGGTAGACCCTGTGCGGCCAGATCCGCCGCAAGCCTGGCTGATGAAAACTGCTCTTCCAAGGAGAGGGTATCCAGAGGCACGTGCTCACGAATCAACACGCGATCAGCAGCAGAAAACACACCGGCATACTCCTTTTGAAACACGGCCCGCCGGCTGGTATTGGTGCGCGGCTCAAACACGACCACCAACCGGTTGTCCGGCCAGGCCAGGCGCAGGGCCTGCAGCGTCTCCCGGACCGCGGTCGGATGGTGAGCAAAATCATCAACAACTGTGATCCCACCTACCTGCCCCCGGATCTGTTGGCGGCGTTTCACCCCTTCAAAAGACGCCAGCCCGGAAAAAATCGCCTCAACAGAAAAACCAAGATGGTTGAGCAGGGCAATGACGGCCAGGGCATTCAGGCAGTTGTGCAATCCCGGCATGGGCAGGCGGCAGCGCCCCACAAACTGCCCTTTATGATACACTGAAAACGTGCTGGTCAGGCCCTCCATCTGCAGATCAGACACACGCCAGTGACAATGCCGTCCTGTTCCATAGCTGATCACCGGACAACGGGCATTGTTGCGGGCCAGCTCCGCCACCACCGGATCATCAAAGTTTGCCACCAGCACCCCTTTGCCGGGAAGACGGCCGATAAATTTGGAAAAAGAGGCCTGCACCGCGTCAAAATCAGCAAAGATGTCGGCATGATCAAACTCCACTGAGGTGAGAATAGCGCACTCTGCCTGATAATGGTGGAACTTCGACACCTTGTTAAAAAAGGCGGTGTCGTACTCATCCCCTTCAACCACAAAGAACCGGCCGTCACTGAGATGGAAGTTACGGCCAAAGGCTTCAACCAGACCACCGATCATAAACCCGGGAGTAGCACCCAGACGATGCAACGTTGTCGCCAGCATGGAAGAGGTGGTTGTTTTACCATGGGTACCGGCTACCACAAGCGAACGCTTACCGGTAAGAAAGAAATGCGCCAGGGCCTGGGGCATGGACAGATATGGCAGGCCCAGCCGGGAAAGCTCCACAGCCTCGGGGTTGGTGACCCGCACCACATTACCGACAATCACCAGATCAGTGCGCGCAGTGAGATGAGCAGCAGCATAGCCCTGCATCACCGGAATACCCAGATCAGCCAGAAAATCAGACATCGGTGGATACACATTCTGATCCGAACCGGTGATCGCATATCCCTTTTCCTGCAGCATACCGGCAAGAGCGGCCATACCGGTGCCGCAGATACCGATCAGGTGGATACGCCGCACATCGGCCGGCGCCCTGTTCAGAGACGGATCAAGCAGTGTGTTGCTCATTTGGAACGTACCGTCTGCTCGATAGCCTTATACACCCGATCAAAGGTGTCCGCAAAGGAGGCCGGAGTCAGACGGCCGACTTCAATGAACTTGACGACAATCTCTTTGGTGACTTTGAAAATCGCCTCCTGGCTGACCTCTTGCCGGCCGGTTGCCCGGCTTTTGTCTTCTTCACCCATGACTGTTCTCTTTGAGTACCTGCAAAAAACCCCTGTTACAGGAAGAAGGCCAATTCTTTACCGATTGTAACAGGGGCAACCACCCTCACACGAAAAAAACCTCATCAGCATTTCCCGGGAGCCCGTGGTTTCTTCTCCGGAACACAGCGGCCTTTTCCACGCTCTCCATCAATTTTTTTCCAGAATCTGATAATCGATGGCCTCTCCATAGGCGAGCAGTTCTTCTTTTGTTGCCGGCCTGCCCTTCACGGTGACCACAAAACGGGAAGCGACCACCACGAAAAGTTCTCCGCTTTTCTTCTCGTTATCATACTTGAGAACAGCACGCTGCCCTTTAACGGTCTCCAGCTTACCGCCGCCGGCACCGGCAAACATCGGACTGTTCAACATCATCAGCACCGATTGCAACACCGGTGAGTCGGAGACGATTTCAATGGCAACTGTGGACGTCTCTTTTTGATATTCACGACTGACCGTCACCCCGCCGCCGAGGATGGCTGCCCCCAATGCCTGAGCACTGGCCTCTTTCCCCTGCCAACCGGACAACGGTTCCGGCAGCATGGCCTTCATGCGCTCACTTTTCTGCTGCCGGACAAGCTGCGCCGCATAATCAAGGTTTGCGGCTGCTGCTGTATAATCACCGCTTGCATACTGTCGGGTTGCCTCTTTAATCGTGTCCAGTACATTATCCTCCGAGCGCACCGGTAGCGCACCGAGACAGACGGCCAATGACAACACAAAAAAGAGGAGAGAGTACTGAGACACAGGAACCCCTGCAATGAATCGGAAAAAAAGTCAGCTCTCTGATACCAAGAGGCCTAAGAGGTGTCAAGTAAAGATCAGAAGGAGACCGTACGGTTCTTTCCTGATGGGAAAAACCTTGAAAATCTCTGATCCTCACAAGATCTCCTGAAAGCCCGGCCCGGACATCCGGGTTGCATAACATCTTGTATCCACCCATTACTATGCTGACCATTTTTTCGCCATTGCGCAGGCAACAGATCAGGGTATACTTTTCAGATACCCTGCCCTTCATCAACCAAACCACGTTTATCAAGAGGACGTATGGCGCAAGAAATAGAACGTAAATTTCTTCTTAAGAATGCACAGTGGCGGGGGCTGGCAGAGGGTGTTGTCTACCGTCAGGGATACCTCTGCGCAAGTCCTGAGCGAACAGTGCGGGTGCGCATTGTCGGTGATCAGGGATACCTGACAGTCAAAGGAGCCACCCTTGGGATGGTGCGCAGTGAGTACGAGTACACCATCCCTCTCGCAGATGCCCGGGAGATGCTCGATACCCTCTGCCCGCAACCGCAGATCGAAAAAAAACGCTACACCATCCCCTACCATGGCTGTATCTGGGAGGTTGACGAGTTTTCCGGCTTAAACCAGGGCCTGGTTGTTGCTGAAATCGAACTGACAAGTGAAGACCAGCCCTTTGACCGCCCCGAGTGGATCGGCCGGGAGGTGACGGGAGAGATGCGGTACTACAACGCCGCCCTCTGTATCACGCCGTACACCACCTGGAAACCAGAGTCCTGAAACCCGTCAAGCAGCACAGGTGCTAGGAAGAGATGTCGGCTGTTTTGGATGCGACCTCACTGTTTTTCACACCCTGCAGGCTGTTGAGAAGGTCCATCGGAACCGGAAAGACCAGAGTCGAACTCTTGTCACCAGCCACCTGGGTCAGCGTTTGCAAATATCGCAGCTGCATGGATGCCGGTTCTTTGGACAGCATCTCAGCTGCCTCACGCAGGGTTTGTGCCGCCTGTTTCTCACCTTCGGCATGGATGATTTTAGCGCGGCGTTCACGTTCGGCTTCAGCCTGCTGGGCAATGGCACGAATCATGCTTTCATTCAGATCAATGTGTTTGATCTCAACGTTGATCACCTTGATTCCCCACGAGTCGGTCTGGGCATCAAGAATCTGCTGAACAGCAAAATTGAGCCGCTCCCGTTCACTCAACATCTCATCCAGCTCATGTTTGCCAAGAACCGCCCGCAGCGTTGTCTGCGCCAGTTGACTGGTGGCAACGAGAAAGTTCTCCACCTGAATAATTGCCTTTTCCGGGTCAATCACACGAAAGAAGACAATGGCATTCACCTTCACAGAGACGTTGTCTTTAGAAATCACGTCCTGAGACGGTACATCCATGGTCACCACCCGCAGGTCCACTTTGACGATCTGCTGAAGACCGGGAATGACGATCACCAGCCCGGGCCCTTTTACCTTCCAGAAACGGCCCAGCAGAAAGATGACTCCCCGCTCGTACTCCCGCAAAATCTTGATCGATGCAAAGACAAGCACAACCAGTGCGATCAATAAAGGAGCAAGACTGAACTGCATATTGAATACCATATAAAATCCTCCGGAACTGTTTAAGAATCGGTCACGGGTATCACCTCAACGGTCAACCCATCCAGGCGCACGACCCGCACCCTGGCACCCGGTGCAAGTGAATGCTCTGAACGGGCGAGCCAGCGTTCTCCATGCACATATACCCACCACTGGCCGTTGTCCCCCTGCCCAACAACCGTGGCCAGGGATCCGACCATCCCTTCACGGCCGCTGACCACCGGCCTCTGGACGCTGCGAACAGCAAAGCCACCAATGGCAAGCAACACGGCAGCACTGACAATGGCCAGACCAACAATCAAAGTCAGTGGTATGCCAAAGCCCGGTGCCTCTGTGTCCATCAAAAACAGGCCGCCAACAATAAAGGCAATGCAACCGCCGATACCCAGTACACCAAAACTCGGCATAAAGACCTCGGCAACCATCATCGCGAAACCGATACCCACCAGAAGCACGCCTGCCCAATTAACCGGCAACAGCTGAAAAGCGTACAGGGCCATCAGCAGACAGATGGCGCCTGCCACGCCGGGAACCCCGAATCCCGGTGAGGTGAACTCAAAGAACAGGCCATAGACGCCGATCATCATCAAAATCAGGGCCACCTGCGGATTCGTCATGACAGCAAGCACCTGGGTACGCCAATCAGGATCAAACCGCTCAACTGTGGCCTGAGCAGTGCTCAGCACCTTCTTGTCCGGAGTTGTCCCGATCTCTTGCCCGTCAAGTTGCCGAAGCAGATCCGGCAGATCAACAGCAACATAGTCAATCACTTTCCGAGCCAGGGCTTCTTCTGCAGACAGACTGTCGGCCTCGCGCACTGCGGCCACGGCAAAGTCGACGTTACGGCCACGCAACTGTGCCAGGCTGCGGATATAGGCGGTGGCATCTTCAATCGATTTTGCAGCCATGGCATCGCCATCTGACTTGGGCATGGTTTTTCCATCTTCAGCAGACTGGTCGGTTGCAGACGGTGCCTTGCCACCGGGCTTTTTAATGATGGAGTCTGCCGGTTCCTGCGCTGGTTGTGGACTTGAAGGGTTGGGTGCGGCATCGGGCTTTTTCGGCTGCGGACCGCCGATGCCGATGGCCACCGGTGTGGCTGCTCCGATGTTGGTGGCCGGTGCCATGGCGGCAATATGACTGGCATACAGGATATAGGTACCGGCACTGGCTGCACGTGCTCCCTTAGGTGCAACATACGTTGCAACAGGGATCGGCGAGGCAAGAATATCTTTGATAATGGTCCGCATTGAGGTATCAAGACCTCCCGGGGTATCCATTTCAAGCACCACCAGGACCGCCTGGGAATCGACTGCTCTCTTCAGGCCTCTGTGGATATAATCAACCGTTGCCGGACCAATGGCCCCTTCAACCCGCAACACCATAACCGTATCTTGTGATGCGGCTGCCGGTCCGGGCAATGCACACAACAGCACACTCAACACAGCTCCGACCACGTACCATAACCAGGTCCGGGCCCGGCTCTGTCGACAGCAACGCCCATCAGTAAAGGTCAAAACGCGCATAACGTTTACCCCATAAGCCTTTTCTTACCTGGATTACCAGATTGGCCAAAAACTCGTCTGCAGTGGAAAAACTGCAGGAGCTCATCGTTTATGCCGCACTTAAACAGCCTGTGTATCGACTATAAATTAAACGGATGGAAAGTCAACGAGACACGGTCATTGCCACAGTCCCGGCAATGCTTCAGAGCACACCCATTTTTAACAAAATCCGGTAGCGTTCCTCCACCAGGTGAAACTATCTGGTGGCGGGTTTACTCTTCCGGCCACTCCGCTCCCGGAACAGCAATCGAACCGGCACACTGTCCAAACCCAGGCCGTCACGAAAATAGTTGGTTAA
It includes:
- a CDS encoding NAD(P) transhydrogenase subunit alpha, producing MTAVFLTFIFVLTIFLGFEVISKVPSTLHTPLMSGSNAISGITLIGALASMQLSNHGFTTVLGTLAVILATINVVGGYAVTDRMLSMFKKKDKGGAQ
- a CDS encoding NfeD family protein, coding for MRVLTFTDGRCCRQSRARTWLWYVVGAVLSVLLCALPGPAAASQDTVMVLRVEGAIGPATVDYIHRGLKRAVDSQAVLVVLEMDTPGGLDTSMRTIIKDILASPIPVATYVAPKGARAASAGTYILYASHIAAMAPATNIGAATPVAIGIGGPQPKKPDAAPNPSSPQPAQEPADSIIKKPGGKAPSATDQSAEDGKTMPKSDGDAMAAKSIEDATAYIRSLAQLRGRNVDFAVAAVREADSLSAEEALARKVIDYVAVDLPDLLRQLDGQEIGTTPDKKVLSTAQATVERFDPDWRTQVLAVMTNPQVALILMMIGVYGLFFEFTSPGFGVPGVAGAICLLMALYAFQLLPVNWAGVLLVGIGFAMMVAEVFMPSFGVLGIGGCIAFIVGGLFLMDTEAPGFGIPLTLIVGLAIVSAAVLLAIGGFAVRSVQRPVVSGREGMVGSLATVVGQGDNGQWWVYVHGERWLARSEHSLAPGARVRVVRLDGLTVEVIPVTDS
- a CDS encoding NAD(P) transhydrogenase subunit alpha gives rise to the protein MNIAVMKEVHPGETRVPMVPATVERLVKLGAEVVVEAGVGATCRFDDAAYEAVGARVSPAREEMLANADIVLRLRKPPLSEIPLMRQGALHVSYLDPFNEVALVEAMVTARISGVSLEMIPRTTLAQKMDVLSSQANLAGYVSVLLGASHLDKILPMMTTPAGTIKPGKVFIIGVGVAGLQAIATARRLGARVEAFDTRPVVEEQVKSLGAKFVKIDIGETGQTKDGYATQLTPEQLALQKQGMAKACSQADIVITTAQLFGRPAPRIVDHAMIAQMQPGSVIVDMAVETGGNVEGSEVDKVVEIEGVKVIGIGNLPGKVALAASQMYSNNLGNFLSHFWNKEENAFHLNLDDEIIKGALVTHNGAIFSEMYKNIMHK
- the mpl gene encoding UDP-N-acetylmuramate:L-alanyl-gamma-D-glutamyl-meso-diaminopimelate ligase encodes the protein MSNTLLDPSLNRAPADVRRIHLIGICGTGMAALAGMLQEKGYAITGSDQNVYPPMSDFLADLGIPVMQGYAAAHLTARTDLVIVGNVVRVTNPEAVELSRLGLPYLSMPQALAHFFLTGKRSLVVAGTHGKTTTSSMLATTLHRLGATPGFMIGGLVEAFGRNFHLSDGRFFVVEGDEYDTAFFNKVSKFHHYQAECAILTSVEFDHADIFADFDAVQASFSKFIGRLPGKGVLVANFDDPVVAELARNNARCPVISYGTGRHCHWRVSDLQMEGLTSTFSVYHKGQFVGRCRLPMPGLHNCLNALAVIALLNHLGFSVEAIFSGLASFEGVKRRQQIRGQVGGITVVDDFAHHPTAVRETLQALRLAWPDNRLVVVFEPRTNTSRRAVFQKEYAGVFSAADRVLIREHVPLDTLSLEEQFSSARLAADLAAQGLPARAYADTDAILTALVTDCMAGDIVVILSNGGFDGIHDRLLTLLSKPADSVS
- the tilS gene encoding tRNA lysidine(34) synthetase TilS — its product is MAHPLEMTVQRVLAGLPEPVQGSRVLIGVSGGADSMALLHILAALRHLCSFTLFAAYIDHGLRPEETPLEWHCVQQAADSLGIESIRISVDVHGEAAERRLSVEHAAREVRYRAFAQLSRQWGTSLLAVAHTADDQAEEVLLRLFRGGGRKALSGMSQQTGHVIRPLLGIRKAELLAYLQDQGIVFCHDSSNDEVHFLRNRIRLELLPFLETRFDAGIRSALLKTAANLAEDEELLAQLLSQCWDRVVDRLAVDGSGHPFCRLHRPAFIQLHAALQRRLIEQLLWKLDAAAHHAQILAVAALGRSGRSSSELHLRRGLRVVVSRSYMLFSYPQGKGPWRGRLQTH
- a CDS encoding NAD(P)(+) transhydrogenase (Re/Si-specific) subunit beta, with amino-acid sequence MNLDQIEINFVYVVSAALFVFGLKMLSSPATARRGNLISALGMLIAIVATLLAQGLDFRWILIGMVIGSLLGMTGAYFVKMTAMPEMVALFNGFGGLASLLLAWSEYHQNPAMVPTIVIIAAISVFIGGVTFTGSMVAFGKLAGKLPQKAIVFKGQHLINAGILLMVFGTAALFYLTSTSLFGYFFFVLLVLIALGFGVTSTIPIGGADMPVVISLLNSYSGLAACAAGFVVSNNILIVAGALVGASGIILTQIMCKAMNRSLANVLFSGFGSGTVKQSGDKELQGEVKPASAEDVYYILEAADSVAFVPGYGLAVAQAQHVVKELGDLLEANGSEVVYAIHPVAGRMPGHMNVLLAEANVSYDQLVEMDDINPRMDAVDVCVVIGANDVVNPAAVFEENSPIYGMPIIETYRAKTVIVLKRSMSPGFAGIENALFFRENTRMYFGDAKASIQALVAEFKSGG
- a CDS encoding slipin family protein, encoding MVFNMQFSLAPLLIALVVLVFASIKILREYERGVIFLLGRFWKVKGPGLVIVIPGLQQIVKVDLRVVTMDVPSQDVISKDNVSVKVNAIVFFRVIDPEKAIIQVENFLVATSQLAQTTLRAVLGKHELDEMLSERERLNFAVQQILDAQTDSWGIKVINVEIKHIDLNESMIRAIAQQAEAERERRAKIIHAEGEKQAAQTLREAAEMLSKEPASMQLRYLQTLTQVAGDKSSTLVFPVPMDLLNSLQGVKNSEVASKTADISS
- a CDS encoding CYTH domain-containing protein, which codes for MAQEIERKFLLKNAQWRGLAEGVVYRQGYLCASPERTVRVRIVGDQGYLTVKGATLGMVRSEYEYTIPLADAREMLDTLCPQPQIEKKRYTIPYHGCIWEVDEFSGLNQGLVVAEIELTSEDQPFDRPEWIGREVTGEMRYYNAALCITPYTTWKPES